From Draconibacterium halophilum, one genomic window encodes:
- a CDS encoding immunoglobulin domain-containing protein, translating into MNILDLLGTGYRSALIFLLFIFFLLQCFGSSAQSKTVVEGDTIIATNKTLVVAENDTLIITGTLELKNDAVLTIKTNAVCIIYGNLIVKNKVNLSIGAHLIVGGNLDAPSGSGKVDVEVAPSAAFYILGTVSDNSDDFNCGNTSSYDPPGDTNCNYGDIISLEDNENDSTGIYDLFVSGDGNKGVTPVYSELCQGDAAVISALYQEVGTTYQWCDSSGVNISGETGYTFTTDQPGEYFVKITNGGETFDSHRAKVVVGSLPSIYSAWNNDGGIICLGGTANIGASATHNINWYVGNCSSGVLVGTGSQLSVGPDTTTTYFARAYNPLTGCESANCMSVTVTVKQPPTITLGVMPEIETEIGTASIPYSSTTGNPTNYTIDFDASAEAAGFSDQIDYALTAHSLAVYIPNGGEGIATGTYNGVLAVKIFTPVECESIAYPVSITIAEANTIASVSITVSNTTICQGEEVTFTATPLNGGSSPSFQWQIDSENVSGVNSATFVISSLNNAQEISCVMTSNLSGVSNNPATSNTITMIVNPLPATGEIIPD; encoded by the coding sequence ATGAATATCTTAGACCTTTTAGGTACTGGATATCGATCAGCGCTGATATTTCTCCTGTTTATATTTTTCCTTCTTCAATGTTTTGGGTCTTCTGCTCAGTCAAAGACTGTAGTTGAGGGAGATACTATTATTGCGACAAACAAAACTTTGGTTGTTGCAGAGAACGACACTTTAATAATTACCGGAACCTTAGAATTGAAAAATGATGCAGTTTTGACTATCAAGACAAATGCTGTTTGCATAATATATGGCAATTTAATAGTTAAGAATAAAGTAAATCTGAGTATTGGGGCTCATCTCATTGTTGGAGGAAATTTGGATGCTCCTTCAGGTAGTGGCAAAGTAGACGTGGAGGTTGCGCCATCGGCTGCATTTTATATTTTAGGTACTGTATCAGACAATAGCGATGATTTTAATTGCGGCAATACTTCTAGTTATGATCCTCCCGGTGATACAAATTGTAATTATGGCGATATTATTTCATTAGAAGACAATGAAAATGATAGCACCGGGATCTACGATCTGTTTGTTTCGGGTGATGGAAATAAGGGAGTAACTCCAGTGTATTCAGAGCTTTGCCAAGGAGATGCAGCAGTTATATCAGCACTTTACCAAGAGGTCGGAACTACATATCAATGGTGTGATTCGAGTGGAGTTAATATTTCTGGAGAAACGGGCTACACTTTTACAACTGATCAGCCCGGAGAGTATTTTGTGAAAATAACAAATGGGGGTGAGACTTTTGATTCTCATCGTGCGAAAGTAGTTGTCGGTTCACTTCCATCCATTTATTCGGCATGGAATAATGATGGTGGTATTATTTGCCTGGGCGGTACAGCCAACATAGGAGCAAGTGCAACTCATAATATAAATTGGTATGTCGGTAATTGTAGTTCGGGAGTTTTGGTTGGAACAGGTAGCCAGTTAAGCGTGGGGCCCGATACAACAACAACATACTTTGCTCGCGCTTATAATCCTTTAACAGGATGCGAATCGGCCAATTGTATGTCGGTTACAGTAACAGTTAAACAACCCCCAACGATTACACTAGGTGTAATGCCTGAAATTGAAACAGAAATAGGCACTGCATCTATTCCTTATTCTTCAACAACAGGAAATCCGACCAACTATACTATTGATTTTGATGCAAGTGCAGAAGCCGCAGGATTTAGTGACCAAATTGATTATGCATTAACTGCACATTCTCTAGCTGTATATATTCCTAATGGAGGCGAGGGAATTGCAACTGGAACCTATAATGGCGTATTAGCTGTAAAAATATTTACTCCTGTTGAGTGCGAAAGTATTGCCTATCCGGTTTCTATAACCATTGCAGAAGCAAATACTATAGCCAGTGTGAGTATTACTGTTTCAAACACTACAATATGTCAGGGCGAGGAAGTTACTTTTACTGCTACGCCACTCAACGGAGGTTCTTCTCCTTCTTTTCAATGGCAAATTGATAGTGAAAATGTTTCAGGAGTCAATTCGGCAACTTTTGTAATCTCATCATTAAACAATGCCCAAGAGATTAGCTGTGTTATGACGAGCAATCTGAGTGGTGTTAGCAATAATCCGGCTACTTCTAATACAATTACAATGATAGTAAATCCACTACCAGCCACTGGCGAAATAATACCAGATTAG
- a CDS encoding PspC domain-containing protein: MKKTFTINISGTIFHIEEDAYEVLQRYLINLKNHFGIDEEGKEIIADIEARIAEIFSSKSAEEKKVITVEWVNDMVEIMGTPEDFAEEEGEEEDVSIASEAKRKRRLYRDPDHRVLGGICGGLGAYFNMDPVILRIILVILFFVTSGAAGLAYLILWIAVPKAVSTAQRLEMRGQEATVKNIEKSIKDEVKEVKESYKKFKESDTYSKGKRSMEGAGDVVYNIFKVILKVFVIVFGVFLVISGFFGILGLVSSMIIGQSFVDGMPLLWGPEIHVPNMLNHFVEPGTVTWGLILVGLILGIPLLALIYIGTKLVFRYKSNNAAVALSMAGVWLVSLFALLIVSVGQVGNYKQSSSITKSESISCDSCQTLYLHLADDKLDDYAEIDWDVEGFKVAMIDGREIVVGYPKLDVVRSSGDDFVVTVRSSSRGKTREDAKEWCEEMVYTFERSDSTLYFDPYFFIGDDSKWRGQEVDIKVKVPEGKAIFLGNDMDEIIHDIENTSNTWDGDMLGKYWEMKPEGLTEKASK; the protein is encoded by the coding sequence ATGAAAAAGACATTCACAATAAATATAAGCGGCACAATATTTCACATTGAAGAGGATGCCTATGAGGTGCTGCAAAGATATCTGATCAATCTGAAAAACCATTTCGGGATTGACGAAGAAGGAAAAGAGATTATTGCTGATATTGAGGCACGTATTGCCGAGATTTTCAGCTCGAAAAGTGCGGAAGAGAAAAAGGTTATCACCGTTGAGTGGGTAAACGACATGGTTGAAATAATGGGAACGCCGGAAGATTTTGCCGAGGAAGAAGGTGAGGAAGAAGATGTTTCTATAGCATCGGAAGCCAAGCGCAAACGCCGGTTGTACCGCGATCCCGATCATCGTGTGTTAGGAGGAATTTGCGGAGGTTTGGGTGCCTATTTTAATATGGATCCGGTAATCTTGCGGATAATTCTTGTGATCCTCTTTTTTGTAACGTCAGGTGCGGCAGGTTTAGCATATCTGATTTTGTGGATTGCAGTTCCAAAAGCAGTTAGTACCGCTCAGCGTCTTGAAATGCGAGGGCAGGAAGCTACTGTGAAGAATATCGAGAAATCGATAAAAGATGAAGTAAAGGAAGTAAAAGAGAGTTACAAGAAATTTAAAGAATCGGATACCTATTCGAAAGGAAAGCGATCGATGGAGGGGGCCGGCGATGTGGTTTATAATATTTTCAAGGTGATTCTGAAAGTATTTGTAATTGTGTTTGGAGTGTTTCTTGTCATTTCCGGTTTTTTCGGCATACTTGGATTGGTTTCTTCAATGATTATTGGCCAGTCGTTTGTCGATGGAATGCCGCTGCTTTGGGGTCCCGAAATTCATGTGCCTAATATGTTGAACCACTTTGTTGAGCCCGGTACGGTTACCTGGGGATTGATATTGGTTGGGTTGATTCTGGGTATCCCGCTGCTTGCGCTTATTTATATTGGTACAAAGTTGGTTTTTAGGTATAAATCGAACAATGCAGCAGTGGCCCTGTCGATGGCCGGTGTTTGGTTAGTATCGCTCTTTGCCCTGTTGATCGTATCTGTTGGGCAGGTTGGAAACTATAAACAAAGCTCATCCATAACAAAAAGCGAAAGCATTTCGTGCGACTCGTGTCAAACCTTGTATTTACATTTAGCCGACGATAAACTGGATGATTATGCAGAAATTGACTGGGATGTTGAAGGGTTTAAAGTAGCGATGATTGATGGACGTGAAATAGTAGTTGGTTATCCGAAACTGGATGTTGTGCGGTCGTCGGGTGATGATTTTGTTGTTACTGTTCGAAGTTCATCAAGAGGAAAAACCCGTGAAGATGCCAAAGAGTGGTGCGAGGAAATGGTTTATACTTTTGAAAGATCGGACTCTACCCTTTATTTTGATCCCTACTTTTTTATTGGCGATGATTCAAAATGGAGAGGCCAGGAAGTGGATATTAAAGTGAAAGTACCCGAAGGAAAAGCCATATTTCTTGGCAACGATATGGATGAAATCATTCACGATATTGAAAATACATCGAATACCTGGGATGGTGACATGCTGGGTAAATACTGGGAAATGAAACCAGAAGGCCTGACAGAGAAAGCAAGTAAATAA
- a CDS encoding DUF4252 domain-containing protein — MKTITTLLFALGLLLAGLLASGQSKSDKMYDTFASKDGVTSFSFSRDMIDAIDIDLGDNDDEQNVTGDLHRVRFMSYNPEKGSLKNSEFTKKAIAILPGKYKKYESDDDDDSDAEIYLLGGKKKYSECHVFITSENSEGNCFVVSFFGDFNVNDIEKLKSQGQNMSE; from the coding sequence ATGAAAACAATTACAACATTACTTTTTGCCTTAGGGCTTTTATTGGCCGGATTACTGGCTTCAGGACAAAGCAAGTCGGACAAAATGTACGATACCTTTGCCAGTAAAGATGGCGTAACAAGTTTTTCCTTCTCAAGAGATATGATTGATGCCATTGATATCGATCTTGGCGATAATGATGATGAGCAAAACGTTACCGGCGATTTGCATCGGGTTCGGTTTATGTCGTACAATCCTGAAAAGGGGAGCTTAAAAAATAGCGAGTTTACTAAAAAAGCTATAGCTATTCTTCCCGGCAAATATAAAAAATACGAAAGCGATGATGACGACGATTCGGATGCGGAGATTTATTTACTGGGAGGAAAGAAGAAATATTCCGAGTGTCATGTTTTTATCACCAGTGAAAATTCGGAAGGCAACTGTTTTGTTGTGTCATTCTTTGGCGATTTTAATGTCAACGATATCGAAAAACTAAAGTCTCAGGGACAAAATATGTCGGAATAA
- a CDS encoding PadR family transcriptional regulator: protein MKIENTKAQMRKGVLEYCILLVLNGKPLYASDIIQSLKEAKMIVVEGTLYPLLTRLKNAGLLAYRWEESTQGPPRKYYELTETGQTFLIELEGSWGELVSAVAKIRENKA from the coding sequence ATGAAGATAGAAAACACAAAAGCACAAATGAGAAAGGGAGTACTGGAATACTGTATCCTGCTCGTTCTCAACGGAAAACCACTTTATGCCAGCGATATTATTCAATCGTTGAAAGAAGCAAAAATGATAGTGGTAGAGGGAACCCTGTATCCATTGTTAACCCGACTGAAAAACGCAGGGTTGCTGGCTTACCGCTGGGAAGAATCAACACAAGGGCCACCTCGTAAGTATTATGAGCTTACCGAAACCGGGCAGACCTTTTTAATTGAACTTGAAGGCTCGTGGGGCGAATTGGTTAGTGCTGTAGCGAAAATCAGAGAGAATAAAGCTTAG